The following proteins are co-located in the Salvelinus fontinalis isolate EN_2023a chromosome 29, ASM2944872v1, whole genome shotgun sequence genome:
- the LOC129827958 gene encoding H/ACA ribonucleoprotein complex subunit 1-like — MSFRGGGGGRGGRGGGFNRGGGGGYGGGGGGYGGRGGGGGFRGGGRGGRGGFQDYGPPEYVVALGEFMHPCEDEIVCKCVTEENKVPYFNAPVYLENKEQIGKVDEIFGQLRDFYFSVKLSDNMKASSFKKLQKFYVDPMKLLPLQRFLPRPPGEKGPPRGGRGGRGGRGGPRGGGFRGGRGGGDRGGFGRGGFGGGRGGGFRGRGGGGGRGFRGGR, encoded by the exons ATGTccttccgaggaggaggaggtggaagagggggCCGTGGTGGCGGATTCAAccgtggtggtggaggaggatacggtggtggtggtggaggatatGGGGGTCGAGGTGGCGGCGGCGGTTTCCGAGGTGGTGGACGAGGAGGTCGAGGAGGCTTCCAAGACTATGGCCCTCCAGAATATGTTGTTG CATTAGGAGAATTCATGCACCCCTGTGAGGATGAAATTGTGTGCAAGTGTGTAACTGAGGAGAACAAAGTTCCCTACTTCAATGCGCCCGTGTACTTGGAAAACAAGGAGCAGATCGGGAAAGTGGACGAAATCTTCGGCCAACTACGTGACTTT TATTTCTCTGTTAAACTCTCCGATAATATGAAGGCATCCTCATTCAAGAAACTACAGAAG TTCTACGTAGACCCAATGAAACTCCTACCACTCCAGAGGTTCCTTCCCAGGCCTCCGGGTGAGAAGGGTCCCCCGAGGGGAGGCAGAGGAGGTCGGGGTGGAAGAGGAGGTCCCCGTGGAG GTGGATTCCGTGGTGGCAGGGGGGGTGGTGACCGTGGTGGATTTGGCAGAGGAGGTTTTGGCGGTGGTCGAGGAGGAGGGTTCAGAGGTAGAGGAGGTGGCGGTGGACGAGGATTCAGGG GTGGGAGGTGA